CTTGCATTTCCTTCATGGACTTGAGGCTAATCGCGCTTAAGGGATAAAAAACAAGTTTAAGAAGAAGGGTTAGGATTATAATCGCAAGCCCGTAATTTCGAAAAAGACGATTGATTCCGTGAAGCGCAATCACCAATCCTTGAGATAGACTTCCCCAAATGCCATTAAAATCGAGAATGGCTTCTAACTGATCATTGAAAGATTTAAGAAGGTCATAATTTTTCGGACCACAAAAAATAAAAAAGCTCGATTTTTTAGTTTCACCGGGCTCAAGAACAAGATTTCCCATGCGTAACCCAGAGGTGTAATACCGTTCAAAATTTTCTTCCACTACATCCGTAATGAGTGCTGAAGCAAGAGCCCCTTCGATCGGTTTAATAACCAAAGCAAAATATTTGCTTTTCATTCCAGCCCAAGAAATCTCAAGATCTTCAACGGCATGTTCTTTAATTTTACCGATAGACTTCTTCAAATAGGCTCCATTTCCTCCCGCAAGAAAATAATCAACTTCAAGGGGATCTAGCTCTGAGCCATTTTGAGCGGATTTTTTGGAAACCTTCATGGAGCCGATAGACAAATCATATCCCCGATAGAAACGGTAAGTCTTCTTACGGGTATTTGAAAATTGAATTTCTAGATTTATCCCATAATTTTCAAGCAAGGTAAATTTTTTAAGAATTTTTATTTTTTTAGAGTGGGCTTCAAAAACAACAAAATTGGGTCCCTGCTCAGTCAGGGTGTAAGAGAGAAAAGATTTTGTTGGAAAATCACTGGTTCTAGAGATTGCTCCTGGTTGAACATTTGGATTTTGAAACTGAACCAAAGAAACGGAATCTCCTCGGATAAACGAAGACTCTTTAAGAAGAAGAGATTTAATAGAAGCCCTCAAAGTAGAAAAAGTTACTTTAACCAAAGGGGTTTCTAAGGTGATTTCTTTTTCTTCAGGCCAGGTTTCTAAGCTTTGGGAGCTTTGAGGATGAGCTAATTCTGCTTTCTCCTTCGAGGGGTTTTGAACATTCGAAGAATTTGGGACAGAAGATGTTTGATTTTGAGGAGTGGGAGGAGGCGGAAAATATTTGTGCATGAAATAGGTGTAACCGTAAAGGAGTCCTAGAGAAATGAGGACGGTCAAAATCATCCTTTTTCCTACATTGGGATCCTCATTCTCTCTTCCAAGCATATTGGACCTATTAACCACTCTTTTTTGAAAAATGCATTACTTCACAGGATCATATCCCCCACAATGAAAGGGATGACACCTTAAAAT
This sequence is a window from Chlamydiota bacterium. Protein-coding genes within it:
- the yidC gene encoding membrane protein insertase YidC, with the protein product MLGRENEDPNVGKRMILTVLISLGLLYGYTYFMHKYFPPPPTPQNQTSSVPNSSNVQNPSKEKAELAHPQSSQSLETWPEEKEITLETPLVKVTFSTLRASIKSLLLKESSFIRGDSVSLVQFQNPNVQPGAISRTSDFPTKSFLSYTLTEQGPNFVVFEAHSKKIKILKKFTLLENYGINLEIQFSNTRKKTYRFYRGYDLSIGSMKVSKKSAQNGSELDPLEVDYFLAGGNGAYLKKSIGKIKEHAVEDLEISWAGMKSKYFALVIKPIEGALASALITDVVEENFERYYTSGLRMGNLVLEPGETKKSSFFIFCGPKNYDLLKSFNDQLEAILDFNGIWGSLSQGLVIALHGINRLFRNYGLAIIILTLLLKLVFYPLSAISLKSMKEMQALKPQLDIIKTKYKSNPKKIQQETMALYKEHHIRPLAGCLPMLVQVPIFIAFYRVLMSSIELRGAHFLWINDLAKPDALFHVGTFSFNILPILNGLTMYWQQATTPTDPSQKSMKYIMPVMLTFLFYNLPSGLILYWFVTTLITALQQYQMKVKKPISSPPLALSKH